From Ovis aries strain OAR_USU_Benz2616 breed Rambouillet chromosome 21, ARS-UI_Ramb_v3.0, whole genome shotgun sequence, a single genomic window includes:
- the LOC101112434 gene encoding tripartite motif-containing protein 64-like, with product MDSDTLEAFQSELTCSICMNCFLDPVTIDCGHSFCRPCLSLCWEEGQTPRSCPECRGLSERPDFQTNIALKRLASLARQARADHGHSSEEQICVTHQEAKGLFCEADQTLLCGPCSERPEHAAHSHSPIPRAAEESREKLLNRMDYLWGMREKVQLILNQEAKKARSFKKFVALRKEMIKLEYQRMHPVLQREEQLHLEALEQEANEICHQLKESVFRMTQQRESLKETYRELSELCRKPDMELLQALGNVLEMTDLVEMQKPQSVNPELTCWPVTGILDTLNNFRVDNVLRQKMTFHNVSLSEDNTSLMFGDDDHGMSRQPQGRESFVAWGARAFTSGRHYWEADVTQSSNWILGVCKNILTSDTTISIDSEEAFLLFSMNVNDQYSLFTNARPSVQYVKRPLGRIGVFLDYDNGAVSFYDVFRSSLIYSFLPSPFSSPLKPFLCLRSP from the exons ATGGATTCAGACACACTGGAAGCCTTCCAGAGTGAACTCACCTGCTCCATCTGCATGAACTGCTTCCTGGACCCCGTCACCATAGACTGTGGGCACAGCTTCTGCCGTCCCTGTCTGAGCCTTTGCTGGGAAGAAGGCCAGACCCCAAGGAGCTGCCCTGAGTGCAGGGGACTATCAGAGAGGCCTGATTTCCAAACCAACATTGCCCTCAAGAGGCTGGCTTCCCTTGCCAGACAGGCCAGAGCTGACCACGGCCACAGCTCTGAGGAGCAGATCTGTGTGACACACCAGGAAGCCAAAGGCCTCTTCTGTGAGGCTGACCAGACCCTGCTCTGTGGGCCCTGCTCTGAACGCCCCGAGCATGCAGCTCACAGCCACAGTCCGATACCCAGGGCTGCTGAGGAGTCCCGG GAGAAACTTCTGAATAGAATGGATTATTTATGGGGAATGAGAGAAAAAGTGCAACTCATTCTGAATCAGGAAGCTAAAAAGGCTCGGTCATTTAAG AAGTTTGTGGCCTTAAGGAAAGAGATGATCAAGCTTGAATATCAGAGGATGCATCCAGTGCTCCAGAGGGAGGAGCAACTGCACCTGGAGGCCCTGGAGCAAGAAGCAAATGAGATTTGTCACCAACTCAAGGAGAGTGTGTTCAGAATGACTCAACAGAGAGAAAGTCTGAAAGAAACGTACAGAGAGCTGAGTGAGTTGTGCCGCAAGCCGGACATGGAGCTGCTCCAG GCCTTGGGAAATGTATTAGAGAT GACTGACTTGGTAGAAATGCAGAAACCTCAGTCAGTGAACCCAGAGCTCACTTGCTGGCCTGTCACTGGAATCCTAGACACACTGAACAACTTCAGAG TGGATAACGTTCTGCGTCAAAAAATGACCTTTCATAATGTGAGCCTTTCTGAGGATAATACAAGTCTGATGTTTGGAGATGATGACCATGGCATGTCCAGACAGCCCCAGGGTAGGGAGAGTTTTGTGGCCTGGGGAGCTCGGGCCTTCACCTCCGGGAGGCATTACTGGGAGGCAGATGTGACGCAGTCCTCCAACTGGATTCTGGGAGTCTGTAAAAACATCTTGACAAGTGATACCACTATCAGCATTGATTCTGAAGAagcatttcttctcttttctatgaATGTGAATGATCAATATAGTCTCTTCACCAACGCTCGACCCTCAGTTCAGTATGTGAAAAGGCCTCTGGGTAGGATTGGCGTGTTTCTGGATTATGACAATGGAGCTGTGAGTTTCTATGATGTTTTCAGGAGTTCCCTCATATAtagtttccttccttcccccttctcctcccctctgaaGCCTTTTCTTTGCCTTAGGTCTCCATGA